A part of Candidatus Abyssobacteria bacterium SURF_5 genomic DNA contains:
- a CDS encoding pirin family protein, with translation MASLVIREPESIYRAEGQIERGTFRGRWHFSFDGYRDPENERFDTLRVFNDDTLSPGAVWPLHPHRDNEVVTYCAEGEFRHADERGKGGILEKGWVQHTTVGRGMMHSEINNLPDRPMRFIQMWFIPRARGLEPAVEQKPVDRDERTNRLLVLVSGRNPDALPLASDAEVLSCFLQENQSVRHPVPHARGAYLYVLEGGPVRVNGRIVPTLGAVRAEGELGIEMTAEKDAELLLADVSLGPA, from the coding sequence ATGGCCTCGCTTGTTATCAGGGAGCCCGAGAGCATTTACCGGGCCGAAGGCCAGATCGAGCGCGGAACGTTTCGCGGGCGCTGGCATTTCTCATTCGATGGATACCGGGATCCGGAAAACGAGCGGTTCGATACCCTGCGGGTGTTCAACGACGACACGCTCTCGCCGGGCGCGGTGTGGCCGCTTCATCCGCACCGGGACAACGAGGTCGTCACCTACTGCGCCGAGGGCGAGTTCCGCCACGCCGACGAACGCGGGAAGGGGGGTATCCTCGAAAAGGGATGGGTGCAGCACACCACCGTCGGGCGCGGCATGATGCACTCCGAGATCAACAACCTGCCTGACCGGCCGATGCGTTTCATCCAGATGTGGTTCATTCCCCGCGCACGCGGCCTCGAGCCGGCGGTCGAGCAGAAGCCGGTCGATCGCGACGAGCGGACAAACCGCCTCCTTGTTTTGGTTTCCGGCAGAAATCCCGATGCGCTGCCGCTGGCCTCCGATGCGGAGGTACTCTCGTGTTTCCTGCAGGAAAATCAATCGGTTCGACACCCGGTGCCGCACGCCCGCGGGGCCTACCTGTACGTTCTCGAGGGCGGACCGGTCCGCGTGAACGGTCGAATTGTTCCCACGCTCGGGGCGGTCAGGGCGGAGGGTGAGCTGGGGATTGAGATGACGGCCGAAAAAGACGCCGAGCTGCTGCTGGCGGATGTTTCGCTGGGTCCCGCTTGA
- a CDS encoding MFS transporter, with protein sequence MSRQLQRRTFFTIIGEEIGQFERRASKSVNGQERTLETAPSVQSIEASALSPLRHPVFRSLWLASVVSNVGTWMQAVGAAWLMTSLAPSPVMVALVQAANTLPMFLLALPAGALADIIDRRRLLLFAQCWMMLAAAVLGFLTVYSITDAWLLLLLTFSLGIGAALNAPAWQAIVLDVVPRSDLTAAVSLNSAGFNVARAVGPTLGGIVIAASGPGAVFLINAASFLAVVIVLFLWRKPATRSVLPAERVFGAIRTGIRYVRHAPALQAIFLRAVAFIGFGSSIRALLPVITRFELERGPTAYGVLLGFLGAGSVAGAFLMPAMRRRMNVDALLAFSALLFAGMLFTFAGVRVFWVLCAAMFAGGVAWLALLSTFNASVQAAVPVWVRGRALSVYLLIFFGGLAGGSALWGAVAEAISLSASLVIAGAGTILGLVATMQFSLSRRQTEGLEPAMDWPTPTLVGGGVETGRGAVLVTIEYRIDPARQREFVGAMQRLRRIRRRDGALRWGLGRDTTDPERFIEFYVVESWTEHLRQHERLTVADRAAFEHARSFHTADLPPSVSHFVFLSGKNEGA encoded by the coding sequence ATGTCAAGGCAGTTGCAAAGGCGGACCTTTTTCACTATCATTGGAGAGGAAATCGGCCAATTTGAACGACGAGCTTCTAAAAGCGTAAACGGACAGGAACGCACTTTGGAAACAGCCCCGTCTGTGCAGTCGATTGAGGCGTCTGCATTGAGCCCGTTGCGCCATCCGGTATTCCGCTCGCTGTGGCTCGCCTCGGTCGTCTCGAATGTCGGCACGTGGATGCAGGCCGTCGGCGCCGCCTGGCTGATGACCTCGCTCGCGCCCTCGCCGGTGATGGTGGCACTGGTGCAGGCGGCGAACACGCTGCCGATGTTTCTGCTCGCGCTGCCGGCGGGCGCGCTGGCCGACATCATCGACCGGCGCCGGCTGCTGCTTTTCGCCCAGTGCTGGATGATGCTGGCGGCCGCGGTGCTCGGGTTTCTGACGGTTTATTCCATCACCGACGCCTGGCTCCTGCTGCTGCTCACCTTTTCGCTCGGGATCGGCGCCGCGCTCAATGCGCCCGCCTGGCAGGCGATCGTGCTCGATGTGGTGCCGAGGTCGGACCTGACCGCTGCGGTCTCGCTCAACAGCGCGGGCTTCAATGTCGCGCGCGCGGTCGGCCCGACGCTGGGGGGGATCGTCATTGCGGCATCGGGTCCGGGTGCGGTTTTCCTGATCAATGCCGCATCGTTTCTCGCCGTCGTGATCGTGCTGTTCCTCTGGCGCAAGCCCGCAACCCGCAGCGTGCTTCCGGCCGAGCGCGTTTTTGGGGCGATCCGGACCGGCATCCGCTACGTGCGGCACGCGCCGGCGCTGCAGGCGATATTTCTTCGGGCGGTGGCGTTTATCGGGTTCGGGAGCTCGATTCGGGCGCTGCTGCCGGTGATCACCCGGTTCGAACTCGAACGGGGACCGACGGCCTATGGGGTTCTGCTCGGCTTCCTGGGGGCGGGCTCCGTCGCAGGCGCGTTTCTGATGCCGGCGATGAGGCGGCGGATGAACGTGGACGCGCTCCTCGCGTTCTCGGCGCTCCTGTTTGCGGGCATGCTGTTCACTTTCGCCGGCGTTCGCGTGTTCTGGGTGCTGTGCGCGGCGATGTTCGCCGGCGGCGTCGCCTGGCTCGCGCTGCTCTCAACATTCAATGCGAGCGTGCAGGCGGCGGTGCCGGTATGGGTGCGGGGGCGGGCGCTGTCGGTGTACCTGCTGATCTTTTTCGGTGGCCTGGCGGGTGGCAGCGCGCTCTGGGGCGCGGTGGCCGAGGCAATAAGCCTCTCGGCGTCGCTGGTGATCGCCGGCGCCGGCACGATCCTGGGGCTTGTGGCGACGATGCAGTTCAGCCTTTCGCGCCGGCAAACGGAGGGGCTCGAGCCGGCGATGGACTGGCCGACCCCGACGCTGGTGGGCGGCGGCGTGGAGACCGGGCGGGGCGCGGTCCTTGTCACCATCGAGTACCGGATCGACCCGGCGCGGCAGCGCGAATTCGTCGGCGCGATGCAGCGGCTGCGGCGAATCCGCCGGCGCGACGGCGCGCTCCGGTGGGGGCTCGGCCGCGACACCACCGATCCGGAACGGTTCATCGAGTTCTACGTGGTTGAATCCTGGACCGAGCACCTGCGCCAGCACGAGCGGCTGACGGTGGCCGACCGCGCGGCCTTCGAGCATGCGCGCTCATTTCATACGGCAGACCTGCCGCCGTCGGTCTCGCATTTCGTTTTTCTTTCCGGAAAAAACGAGGGGGCGTGA
- a CDS encoding MBL fold metallo-hydrolase, giving the protein MLIQQFEVTPFMANCFVLGCEQTREAVIIDAGEFTPEIEAFLRNRELKARYIILTHSHVDHAGDVGRFKEATGAQIVLHEDEEPLYANLAAQARIFGFMIDSPPPADRLVKHGDELAFGADHRLGIIHCPGHSPGGISVLWDGVVFVGDTLFAGSIGRTDLPGGSYRTLINVIKTRLLPLGG; this is encoded by the coding sequence GTGCTGATACAACAATTCGAAGTCACCCCGTTCATGGCCAACTGCTTTGTGCTCGGCTGCGAGCAGACGCGCGAGGCGGTCATCATCGACGCCGGCGAATTCACCCCCGAGATCGAAGCATTTCTGCGCAACAGGGAGCTGAAGGCCAGATACATCATCCTCACCCACTCGCACGTCGACCATGCCGGCGACGTCGGCCGTTTCAAGGAGGCGACCGGCGCCCAGATCGTGCTGCACGAAGACGAAGAGCCGCTCTATGCGAACCTGGCGGCGCAGGCGCGCATCTTCGGGTTCATGATCGATTCGCCTCCGCCCGCCGACCGGCTCGTAAAGCACGGCGACGAGCTCGCGTTCGGCGCCGATCACCGCCTCGGCATCATCCACTGCCCCGGCCACTCGCCCGGCGGGATATCCGTCCTCTGGGACGGCGTCGTTTTCGTGGGCGACACCCTCTTCGCCGGCTCGATCGGGCGCACCGATCTTCCCGGCGGCAGCTACCGGACCCTCATCAACGTGATCAAGACCCGCCTGCTCCCGCTCGGCGGC
- a CDS encoding pyridoxamine 5'-phosphate oxidase family protein, translating into MQRSRWCPSPKPKLALSAQEAHLVKIWIENQDEIREILERALVGRLGVIAGGEPYIVPLNYVYAGGRIYFHTGLEGRKFEGIGGDRPACFEVDELLEIVPNEQACLYTAYYRSVIIMGKTRLLEDENEKMRALEFLLKKYTGAVPVEPPPVHALAIVNVCEITPDRITAKANLPATEPG; encoded by the coding sequence ATCCAGCGGTCGCGATGGTGCCCGTCCCCGAAACCCAAATTGGCATTGTCAGCACAGGAGGCACACCTCGTGAAAATCTGGATCGAGAATCAGGATGAGATACGCGAGATATTGGAGCGCGCGCTCGTCGGCAGACTCGGAGTGATCGCCGGCGGAGAGCCGTACATCGTTCCGCTCAATTACGTCTATGCCGGCGGCCGCATCTACTTCCACACCGGGCTCGAGGGCCGCAAATTCGAAGGGATCGGCGGCGACCGCCCGGCTTGTTTCGAGGTCGACGAGCTGCTCGAGATCGTGCCCAATGAGCAGGCATGCCTCTATACCGCATATTACCGCAGCGTCATCATCATGGGGAAAACGCGGTTGCTCGAGGACGAGAACGAGAAGATGCGCGCGCTCGAGTTTCTGCTGAAGAAATATACCGGCGCCGTGCCCGTTGAGCCGCCGCCGGTGCATGCCCTCGCGATCGTGAACGTCTGCGAGATCACGCCCGACCGCATCACCGCGAAAGCGAATCTTCCCGCCACCGAGCCCGGTTGA
- a CDS encoding PDZ domain-containing protein: MNHERLQQILKLISGNDFGQTAGGGIAAEPSDTELLDAYSRAVISVVDNVGPAVVRISGGHRPPGQPQPEQMGAGSGVVIAPDGYILTNDHVVHQIKSLSATFADGDQLDATIAGTDPATDLAVIRVNASDLPYAGFGDSTQLRVGQLVIAIGNPFGFQSTVSTGVVSALGRALRSREGRLIENIIQHTAPLNPGNSGGPLVDSRGRVVGINTAIIYLAQGIGFSIPSSTAKWVVSQLLMHGRVRRGFLGISATQRPLDRRIARHHQLKNDQVIEVVTVDPLGPASQAGISVGDLIVSIDQHLITSVDDIHRFLSEWPIGQPVAVSLIRRTELLRLTVVPAEAKTAG, encoded by the coding sequence ATGAATCATGAACGATTGCAACAGATTCTGAAGCTGATTTCCGGCAACGACTTCGGCCAGACAGCCGGCGGAGGCATCGCGGCCGAGCCGTCCGACACCGAACTGCTCGACGCGTATTCACGGGCGGTCATCTCGGTCGTCGATAACGTGGGGCCGGCCGTCGTCCGCATCTCGGGCGGTCATCGACCCCCGGGTCAACCCCAGCCGGAACAGATGGGCGCGGGCTCGGGCGTCGTCATCGCGCCCGACGGCTACATCCTCACCAACGACCACGTCGTGCACCAGATCAAAAGCCTGTCGGCCACGTTCGCCGACGGCGACCAGCTGGACGCCACGATCGCGGGGACCGATCCCGCAACCGATCTTGCCGTTATCCGGGTGAACGCGTCCGACCTGCCGTACGCCGGCTTCGGCGATTCCACTCAATTGCGCGTAGGTCAGTTGGTTATAGCGATCGGCAACCCGTTCGGATTCCAATCGACCGTCTCGACCGGGGTTGTGAGCGCGCTCGGCCGCGCCCTGAGGAGCCGCGAGGGAAGGCTGATCGAGAATATCATTCAGCACACCGCGCCGCTCAATCCCGGCAACTCCGGCGGACCGCTCGTCGATTCGCGCGGGCGGGTGGTGGGCATCAACACCGCCATCATCTATCTGGCGCAGGGGATCGGGTTCTCGATCCCCTCGAGCACCGCAAAATGGGTGGTCTCGCAGCTGCTGATGCACGGGCGGGTTCGGAGAGGATTTTTGGGAATTTCGGCGACTCAGAGGCCGCTTGACAGGCGAATCGCGCGGCATCATCAGCTCAAAAACGATCAAGTGATTGAGGTTGTCACAGTAGATCCTCTGGGACCAGCCTCACAGGCCGGAATAAGCGTAGGAGACCTGATCGTTTCCATCGATCAGCACCTGATCACCAGCGTCGATGACATCCACCGGTTCCTGTCCGAATGGCCGATCGGGCAGCCGGTTGCGGTCTCGCTCATCCGCCGCACCGAGCTTCTGCGGCTCACGGTCGTGCCGGCCGAGGCGAAAACCGCCGGATGA